A stretch of Fusarium poae strain DAOMC 252244 chromosome 2, whole genome shotgun sequence DNA encodes these proteins:
- a CDS encoding hypothetical protein (TransMembrane:7 (o20-40i52-74o94-118i130-156o176-198i210-228o240-264i)) — MAIDPSATSVKPTGLGQTLLGLTIFFLIPTSIVVILRCFTRVKYRLFGIDDGLMLVGWMLHVTFSSMAIKTIYTGLGTKDEYLNDYLQGITRKWLWIGQVVYSFSLIPLKSSICFTLLRIAVARSHRIIAWGTLVFTVISTGAATLTLFIVCSPLATGMSEEDIALCPSKTILVGYVVSASAVIIDWICALLPVFMLYKSNMKKATKISVSIILGLAALASLCTIIRFPYVRYYTVPSNYLYNVTNIVIWSVVESGIGIVAGSLPSLRKLVSNRFHFDSSKGSSPSHITPFSGENRAVITASSAPAIRRTHDHRVQAGRDWEELDDGSSSKNIYVQVHLEMQTMERPTTPRSHESRDDLVYRMT, encoded by the exons ATGGCAATTGATCCGTCCGCCACATCAGTGAAACCCACTGGGCTTGGCCAAACTCTTCTTGGCCTTAccatcttttttcttattccCACATCAATTGTTGTTATTCTCAGGTGTTTCACTCGAGTTAAATACCGTCTTTTCGGTATCGATGATGGCTTGATGCTTGTGGGTTGG ATGTTACATGTCACTTTTAGCTCCATGGCCATAAAGACTATCTACACTGGTCTAGGGACAAAAGATGAATACTTGAACGACTACTTACAAGGTATCACACGAAAA TGGCTATGGATCGGGCAGGTTGTCTACAGCTTTTCCTTAATTCCCCTGAAATCCTCCATCTGCTTTACTCTTCTCCGAATCGCCGTAGCCAGATCCCATCGTATCATCGCCTGGGGGACTCTTGTCTTCACCGTTATATCGACCGGCGCAGCTACGCTTACGTTATTCATTGTTTGCAGTCCCTTAGCTACTGGCATGTCTGAAGAAGATATAGCGTTATGTCCTTCCAAGACAATTCTTGTGGGCTATGTTGTATCTGCCAGTGCAGTTATCATCGACTGGATTTGTGCTCTGCTACCAGTTTTTATGCTGTACAAGTCCAACATGAAGAAAGCGACGAAAATTTCTGTCAGCATTATCCTTGGACTAGCTGCTTT GGCTTCACTCTGCACTATAATTCGATTTCCCTATGTGCGATACTACACTGTACCATCGAACTACCTTT ATAATGTCACAAACATCGTCATCTGGTCAGTTGTTGAGTCGGGCATCGGAATTGTGGCCGGTTCACTACCATCCCTTCGCAAGCTCGTCAGTAACCGTTTTCATTTCGACTCCTCAAAGGGAAGCTCTCCATCTCATATCACACCGTTTTCAGGTGAAAACCGAGCTGTCATTACTGCGAGTTCTGCGCCAGCTATACGACGAACCCACGACCATAGGGTCCAGGCAGGAAGAGACTGGGAAGAACTTGACGATGGCTCATCTAGTAAAAACATATATGTGCAGGTTCATCTAGAGATGCAGACGATGGAGAGGCCGACGACGCCTCGATCCCACGAGTCTCGCGATGACCTTGTATACCGCATGACCTAA